CATATAGGTGACTTCGGCCGGTTCAAAACCAAAGTCCCTGTTCAATTCATCTGTTTCTGGGCCCATGCCCTGAAACATGCCGCAGTCCAATAAAACCTTCTTTCCGTTCTTTAGTGTAATTAGGTGCTTGGAGCCGGTAACGGTGCGGGCCGCACCATGGAATGCTATTTTCATATCCTTGATTTAGGGTGATGACCACCATTTTATGATTTTCCTTTAAAAGACCAGGTAATAGCGAACGAGGCAATTAGTGTGCCTTGTTTGTCCCTGCCTTCGCTGCGTAGGGTAACGGTGACCGCTTCCTCCTGGTTCATGGCCTTGCTGATGGCTTCTTTCAGCGCCGGAAGGTCTTTACAGGTGAAGTAGGTAAGGCCGGTGGCTTTTTTCACGAAAGTGGATTCCAGTCCGGTAACAAGCATGGATATACGTTTTGGCGCACTCTGAACATACATCATGGCAGGCAGGCCGGTGCTCATTTCTGCGGCCATAGCGAGGCAGGCGAAGTAAGTGGACCGGAACGGGTTCTGTGACAGCCAGCGGAACGGGACGGAAGTGGTACAGGCGTCTTCTGTGATGGACTGCATCCGCACCCCGGCCAGCCATGCGGCCGGCAGCTTCCAGAAGAGGTAAGCCCTAAACTTAAACGGATGCTGCGCAAACTTTATAAAAGTATGCACAGCATCCGTATTGAAAGTGGTCATGCCGTTATTCATGGCAATATTATTCGTTGACGTAATTGGAAGGCAGCAAAGCAGCTGGTGACCATTGTTTGAAGAACTCCGTCAGTTTCTTTTTGTCATAGGAGTCCGCCGATTCCAGCAGGCCTGTATTCTGCGTATGCAGCCGGTTGCCTTTGGCGTCCAGTACTACCAGTACCGGGAAACCGAAACGCTGTGGATATCCCAGTTCTTTCAGGACAGGCAGGTTTTTGTTTTCCTTGCTATAGTTGAGGTGATATACCACAAAATTCTTGTCCATAGCAGCTTTCAGCTCTGCGTCATCTTCCACGAACTTGTACAGCCGTTTGCACCAGATGCACCAGTTGCCACCTATCTGTAACAGCACATGTTTTTTCTCTGCAGCGGCCTGTTTAACGGCAGCGGCTATATCCGCCTTAGCATCTGCGGAAGGGTTGTAAATGTGTTCCAGGTCATGTGTCTGCGCCTGGACCTGCATCGCCGGCAGGGCGAAAAACAGTCCGAGGAGCAATGCCCATACCATCTTCTTCATAAAAATCGATTTATTCATCCTGTCTAATTTACACTATATTTTGCACATAAGCCTGAATGGCTTGCTGCGCCTGATGACTGTCGGCCAGCTGCAAAGAAATGATGTCTTTCAGCTGTTGGCGTAGAGCGGCGTCATATACGGGCACGCATACTTCAATACGGCGGTGCAGGTTCCGGTTCATCCAGTCGGCCGAGCCCATATACACTTCTTCGTGTCCGTTGTTATGGAAGATAAACACCCGTGCATGTTCGAGGTAACGGTCCACGATACGCACAATGCGGATACCATCGCTTTCAGGGATACCTGTCTGCAGACAGTTGATGCTGCGGACAATCAGGTCCACTTCCACGCCAGCCTGGCGGGCTTCGTACAGTTTCGCGATCATCGATTTCTCCTGGAGGTTATTAATTTTCACGGTAACCTTTGCCGGCAGGCCCTTTTGTGCATTCGCGATCTCCCGGTCTATCATATCCGTGAAGCGGGTAAGCATATTAAACTGTGCTACCAGCAGATGCTCAAATTGGAGAAAATGATAGGCCATCGGCTGCTCCCGGCTTTGCAGGTAGAGGAACAACAGTTCCATTTCCCGCGTAATGCCGGTATGAGCGGTAAACAGCACATGGTCGGTATAAAAACGGGCTGTGCTTTCGTTGAAATTGCCGGTGGCGATCAAACCGGAATAGTCCCAGAGGTAGCCGCGGCGGCGCTTTACCAGCGCTGTTTTGGCGTGTACTTTCATGCCGGGGATACTATAAATCAGTTTCACACCAGCTTCTTTCATTTTCTTGGACCAGCGGATATTATTGGCTTCATCAAAACGGGCCTTGAGCTCTACGAAGACGGTCACGGCTTTCCCGTTTTGCGCGGCGCTGATCAGCGCCTGTGCTATCTGTGAGCCGGAGGCGATCCGGTAAAGGGTTACATATATCTCTTCCACGTCGGGGTCTACGGCAGCTTCACTGAAGAACCTTAACACCGGGTCGTACTGCTCGTAGGGTAGATGCAGTAGCAGGTCCTTACGCTGTATCAGGTCCAGCAGATAGTCTGCAGCAGCAGCTTCCGGCTGCACTACCGGCCTGGCTTTGGGATACAGGGCGCCGGAAAGGCCTGCCGGCATGGGCAGGTCTGCCAGGTCTTTCAGGTTGTGGTAACGACCGCCGGGCACCATTTCATTATCGGCCGCTTCAAACTGGCCGGCGAGGAAGTTACGCAACGACAACGGCATGGAGGCGTCATACAGGAAGCGGGTGGGCACGCCCAGCTCCCGCTTGCGGATCATAGTTTCTACTTCTTCCAGCACATCACCTTTCATTTCGTCCATGTCTATTTCCGCGTTACGCGTCAGTTTGATGCAATAGCTATGATGGATAATGTAGCCACGGAAAAGGTAGGGCAGATGGGCCCGGATAATATCATCAAGGAAGGCGATATGAAATTGCCCGTCAGGCGCGTCCAGTGTCAGGAAGCGCTTCAGACCGGAGGGAATATTCACCAGCACAATTTCCTGTTTATCGGGCGTACCCTGCGGACTGACTGTCACCACGAGGTACAGGGCATTGTTCTCAGGGAAAAACTTTTTATGCCGGTGGCTGAGCCACACGGGCAGCAGCCAGGCCTGTACGGTAGCCTGAAAGTAAGCCCGCGTACGGGCGGCCAGTTCCGGCGCCAGCCCTGTGCCGTAGAACAGCGTGATACCTTGTTGTTGCATGGCCGGTAACAACATACCGGTAAATATCTTCCCGTATTCTTCCTGCTGCCGGTTGATGGTGTCCATCACTTCCTGTAATGTTTCCGGGGTGGGAGATTCTTCACCGGCGGCATCCGGGTCTCGTTCCAACACCTTGTTAATAGCCAGTATGGCAGGCATTCTGACGCGGAAAAACTCATCGAGGTTGGAAGAGAAAATGGACAGAAATTTAATGCGTTCGTATAGTGGTACCTGTGGATCGGCTGCCATCTGCAAAACCCTGTGGTTGAAGGACAACCAGCTGAGATCGCGGTTATATAAAGGAATAGCCATGAATACTTATGCTTTTACCGGGAAAAAGATGGCTGCGATCATGAAGGCCAGCACAGACGATATCAGGCCAAACATAAATACGTTATAGGAGATGCGGAGCAGTTTGTATTTGTGGGCCAGTACCACGCCAAGGTGATATACGTCTTTGGTCATGCTGCCATAGAGGAAATCAGCGTCGTCCATCATCTTTCTCATGCCCCATTCATATTCATCCAGCTTCATTCTGTAGAAGTTACCGAAGAAAAGCAGGTTGGCGTTTTTGTTGTTGATATCTTCCCTGGTGAAAGTTCCGCTGGTGACATTGGGCCGGGTGGCCAGCACCGCAAAAATGATGGTGGTAACAGAGGTGACCAGGAAGATAATGGCCGGGATGACCATATTGGGATAGTCTTCTATCCGCCGTACCAGTACCGAGAGCATAAAGGAAATGATAATGGAGTTCACCGATATCATGATATGCGCTTTGCTGTCGGCCATGGAGCTTAACCGGATATGGTTGGTGGAGGTGATGCGGAACATCGTCTCTACGCCGCGGTCGGGTTTTTTATCTTTTTCCTTCTTTTTATTTTTCTCCAGCAGCTGAGCATCCGGTGTAGCGGCATTGTCGGCGGCTGCGGCTACCTGCGTGGTTGCTGTTTCAGCGGCTTCGGCCGATTTTTTTTCCATTTTTTTATACAGCTTCTGCAGGTTTTCTTCTTTTTGTTGTTTGGTGTAGGTCTGCGCGTAGTCGGTCCAGTAGTGGTGTGCAGTGAGAAATTTGATATTGCCGGCCAGCCAGGTGCTGGTAGGCACTTCCTGTTGGTTCCTCATCTCCACTTCTTTACGCAGCAGTTTGTTGCGGTCGGCGAAATCTTTGGAGCCGAGGTGGAACAGGTCTGCATCACAAACAATTTGTTCTACCAGGTTATGAGGCGACTGCGGCATTTTAGTGGCCAGGATGGCGCCTTTTACCATGGCCTGTATACTTTCCGGCGCCTGCTGGCTTTGCAGGAAGTTGACAGCTTCCGCTGCGCCGTTTTCTTC
The Chitinophaga varians genome window above contains:
- a CDS encoding thioredoxin family protein, translating into MKKMVWALLLGLFFALPAMQVQAQTHDLEHIYNPSADAKADIAAAVKQAAAEKKHVLLQIGGNWCIWCKRLYKFVEDDAELKAAMDKNFVVYHLNYSKENKNLPVLKELGYPQRFGFPVLVVLDAKGNRLHTQNTGLLESADSYDKKKLTEFFKQWSPAALLPSNYVNE
- a CDS encoding Pycsar system effector family protein gives rise to the protein MQNSSLIDAARDFVMTQYQQHPHPELVYHNLEHTLQVVKAAAQIAAHYRLQDEELQAVYVAAWFHDAGYLIGEAGKHEENGAAEAVNFLQSQQAPESIQAMVKGAILATKMPQSPHNLVEQIVCDADLFHLGSKDFADRNKLLRKEVEMRNQQEVPTSTWLAGNIKFLTAHHYWTDYAQTYTKQQKEENLQKLYKKMEKKSAEAAETATTQVAAAADNAATPDAQLLEKNKKKEKDKKPDRGVETMFRITSTNHIRLSSMADSKAHIMISVNSIIISFMLSVLVRRIEDYPNMVIPAIIFLVTSVTTIIFAVLATRPNVTSGTFTREDINNKNANLLFFGNFYRMKLDEYEWGMRKMMDDADFLYGSMTKDVYHLGVVLAHKYKLLRISYNVFMFGLISSVLAFMIAAIFFPVKA
- the ppk1 gene encoding polyphosphate kinase 1, encoding MAIPLYNRDLSWLSFNHRVLQMAADPQVPLYERIKFLSIFSSNLDEFFRVRMPAILAINKVLERDPDAAGEESPTPETLQEVMDTINRQQEEYGKIFTGMLLPAMQQQGITLFYGTGLAPELAARTRAYFQATVQAWLLPVWLSHRHKKFFPENNALYLVVTVSPQGTPDKQEIVLVNIPSGLKRFLTLDAPDGQFHIAFLDDIIRAHLPYLFRGYIIHHSYCIKLTRNAEIDMDEMKGDVLEEVETMIRKRELGVPTRFLYDASMPLSLRNFLAGQFEAADNEMVPGGRYHNLKDLADLPMPAGLSGALYPKARPVVQPEAAAADYLLDLIQRKDLLLHLPYEQYDPVLRFFSEAAVDPDVEEIYVTLYRIASGSQIAQALISAAQNGKAVTVFVELKARFDEANNIRWSKKMKEAGVKLIYSIPGMKVHAKTALVKRRRGYLWDYSGLIATGNFNESTARFYTDHVLFTAHTGITREMELLFLYLQSREQPMAYHFLQFEHLLVAQFNMLTRFTDMIDREIANAQKGLPAKVTVKINNLQEKSMIAKLYEARQAGVEVDLIVRSINCLQTGIPESDGIRIVRIVDRYLEHARVFIFHNNGHEEVYMGSADWMNRNLHRRIEVCVPVYDAALRQQLKDIISLQLADSHQAQQAIQAYVQNIV
- a CDS encoding DUF4442 domain-containing protein, whose protein sequence is MNNGMTTFNTDAVHTFIKFAQHPFKFRAYLFWKLPAAWLAGVRMQSITEDACTTSVPFRWLSQNPFRSTYFACLAMAAEMSTGLPAMMYVQSAPKRISMLVTGLESTFVKKATGLTYFTCKDLPALKEAISKAMNQEEAVTVTLRSEGRDKQGTLIASFAITWSFKGKS